From one Pontibacillus sp. HMF3514 genomic stretch:
- a CDS encoding NupC/NupG family nucleoside CNT transporter, giving the protein MGILLGLLAIAVVLGIAFLMSNDRKNINYVAIGIMIALQLVTTWFMFNTKIGNIIVTFISGIFDALIKYGKEGVNFILGGVARVPMDNGEPSNIFFFDVLLLIIFFATILSVLTYLKILPTIIKYIGAFLSWITGLPKVESFNAVNSIFFGQSEALLAIKSQFHHLSENRLYIVSASAMGSVSASIVGAYMQMIPEQFVLVALPLNMFSALILASIIAPVKVPKEEDVVDIKEVSNAKSFFEAMGNGALDGGKIALIVAAMLVAFIASLELVNSVISMIFAGVTLQQILGYILAPIAFLMGIPSGELIQAGSLMGTKIVTNEFVAMLQLSPMIADGALSDKTVGIVSVFLTSFANFSSIGIIAGTVQGIDSKKGATVSKFGLKLLIGATLGSILSATIAGLFL; this is encoded by the coding sequence ATGGGAATTCTTCTTGGTTTGCTTGCTATTGCAGTTGTTCTTGGTATTGCATTTTTAATGTCCAACGATAGAAAAAACATTAATTATGTAGCAATTGGAATCATGATTGCTCTGCAACTTGTGACAACATGGTTCATGTTTAATACTAAAATCGGAAATATTATCGTAACATTTATTTCTGGTATTTTTGATGCTCTAATTAAATACGGTAAAGAGGGTGTTAACTTTATTCTTGGGGGCGTTGCTCGTGTTCCAATGGATAATGGTGAACCATCAAACATTTTCTTTTTCGATGTGCTTTTATTAATTATTTTCTTTGCTACGATTTTATCTGTTCTAACTTATTTAAAGATTCTTCCTACAATTATTAAATATATTGGTGCCTTTCTTTCTTGGATTACAGGTTTACCAAAGGTTGAATCCTTTAACGCGGTTAACAGTATTTTCTTTGGACAATCCGAAGCATTATTAGCTATTAAATCTCAGTTCCACCACTTAAGTGAGAACCGTCTTTACATTGTAAGCGCTTCTGCAATGGGTTCTGTTTCGGCTTCGATTGTAGGGGCTTACATGCAGATGATTCCTGAACAATTTGTATTAGTGGCATTACCGCTAAACATGTTCTCTGCATTAATCTTGGCTTCCATTATTGCTCCGGTTAAAGTTCCTAAGGAAGAAGATGTTGTAGATATTAAAGAAGTATCGAATGCAAAAAGCTTTTTCGAAGCTATGGGTAATGGTGCCCTAGATGGTGGTAAAATTGCTCTTATTGTAGCTGCTATGCTTGTTGCATTCATCGCATCACTAGAGCTTGTTAACTCAGTGATTTCAATGATTTTTGCAGGTGTAACATTACAACAGATTCTGGGTTATATCCTAGCACCAATTGCGTTCCTAATGGGTATTCCTTCTGGAGAGCTAATTCAAGCAGGAAGTCTAATGGGTACAAAGATTGTTACGAACGAATTCGTTGCAATGCTACAGCTTTCACCAATGATTGCAGATGGTGCTCTATCTGATAAAACAGTTGGTATTGTATCCGTATTCTTAACAAGCTTTGCAAACTTCTCTTCCATCGGTATTATTGCTGGTACAGTTCAAGGTATCGACAGTAAAAAAGGTGCAACAGTTTCGAAGTTTGGTCTTAAGTTGCTTATCGGTGCAACACTTGGGTCAATTCTTTCAGCCACTATTGCTGGCTTATTCCTATAA
- the opp4C gene encoding oligopeptide ABC transporter permease: MEVVHKKDTQTQSPTTKPPKSLSPWAMARRKFMRNKLAMISLVYLIIVSILSFLAPFITTADVTLVNIGQMSLAPSTEHWLGTDTSGRDVFTRLLYGGRVSLFVGISCTTIILFIGTLVGSIAGYFGGTVDNLLMRFTDFMLNFPFLVFVIVLNAILFGIVSGLWVLIGVLSILGWGGVARLVRSKILAEKENEYILAAISIGCKPSKIIMKHLLPNVLTTVIVQATILFAGMIVAESGLSYLGFGVPQEVPSWGNMLSASQQPNVLQNMPWVWVPPALILIMTILSINFIGEGIKEALNPKSFR; the protein is encoded by the coding sequence ATGGAGGTCGTTCATAAAAAAGACACACAAACCCAGTCACCGACAACTAAGCCACCCAAGAGCTTATCTCCTTGGGCAATGGCCCGTCGTAAATTCATGCGAAATAAACTGGCGATGATAAGTTTAGTTTACTTGATAATAGTAAGCATATTATCTTTTCTAGCCCCTTTCATAACAACTGCTGATGTCACTTTGGTGAATATTGGGCAAATGTCCTTAGCTCCTTCCACTGAACATTGGTTAGGAACGGATACTAGTGGACGAGATGTATTTACAAGGTTGCTCTATGGCGGACGTGTTTCGTTATTTGTTGGAATTTCTTGTACAACCATTATATTGTTTATAGGAACTTTAGTTGGTTCCATTGCAGGGTATTTTGGTGGTACAGTAGATAATCTACTCATGCGTTTTACTGATTTCATGCTAAACTTCCCTTTTCTAGTATTCGTAATTGTACTGAATGCTATCTTGTTTGGAATCGTTTCGGGCTTATGGGTTTTAATTGGTGTCTTAAGTATTCTTGGTTGGGGCGGTGTTGCTCGTCTGGTAAGAAGTAAGATTTTAGCTGAGAAGGAAAATGAGTATATCCTGGCAGCCATTTCGATTGGATGTAAACCATCTAAAATTATTATGAAACACCTTCTTCCAAACGTGTTAACAACCGTCATTGTGCAGGCTACTATTTTATTCGCAGGAATGATCGTAGCTGAATCTGGATTAAGTTACTTAGGGTTTGGTGTTCCACAAGAAGTACCAAGTTGGGGGAATATGCTGTCAGCTTCCCAACAACCTAACGTTCTACAAAACATGCCATGGGTATGGGTGCCACCAGCACTCATTCTCATCATGACAATATTGTCCATTAACTTTATTGGAGAGGGAATTAAGGAAGCCTTAAATCCTAAATCATTCCGATAA
- the safA gene encoding SafA/ExsA family spore coat assembly protein — translation MKKLLVPLFLVGLFFVFMLPNVTHAQSDTYTVKSGDTLWKISKKYQIGLSEIINANPQFENPDLIYPGDQVTIPLKPNIKSIEQQVIELTNQERAKQGLPALKADWQLSRVARYKSADMRDKGYFSHNSPTYGSPFQMMKSFNVQYTKAAENIAAGQTSARAVVNAWMNSSGHRKNILDRELTYIGVGYAKGGSYGHYWTQMFIRK, via the coding sequence ATGAAGAAGCTGTTAGTGCCTTTATTTTTGGTAGGCTTGTTTTTCGTGTTCATGTTGCCAAATGTTACACATGCACAATCAGATACGTACACAGTCAAAAGTGGGGATACGCTTTGGAAGATCTCTAAGAAGTATCAAATCGGACTTTCCGAGATTATTAATGCTAACCCTCAATTTGAAAATCCTGACTTAATTTATCCTGGTGATCAAGTTACCATTCCACTAAAGCCAAATATTAAGTCGATTGAACAACAAGTTATTGAGTTAACAAACCAAGAACGTGCTAAACAAGGTCTTCCTGCTCTAAAAGCAGATTGGCAACTTTCTCGTGTGGCTAGATATAAATCTGCTGATATGAGAGATAAAGGATATTTCTCTCACAACTCACCGACATATGGTTCACCATTTCAAATGATGAAGTCGTTCAATGTGCAATACACGAAAGCTGCTGAGAATATCGCTGCTGGCCAAACATCTGCAAGAGCAGTTGTTAATGCATGGATGAACAGTTCAGGTCATCGTAAGAACATTCTAGATCGTGAACTTACTTATATTGGAGTAGGCTATGCAAAAGGTGGAAGTTACGGTCACTATTGGACACAAATGTTTATAAGAAAATAA